The genomic window TGAACTcatttccacacacacagtggacatTAAACTTCCTTCTCTGTTGTTTGGGTGTGAAAATGTGAGGATGACCATGAACGCTGACTCTTGTACTTACCGATAATGAGAACTGTGCCTGCTGTGACCAAAGCGACCAACCCGAACAGAACACAGAGCAGAACCACATTTGTACTGCTGCTCTCCTGTAGGAAGTGATAAAAAGACACCGACAGTGGTAAcacaacattttacattttttatatttattcttGTAAAAATGATTCTGAATTTCTCATGAAATGAAATCATACAAATCACATTAATATTTTCTCTCTAACCTTGGCCACGAtgctgctggaggaggaagTTAGGGGGCAGTCAGTTGAGTTCACATGACCTGCGGGACAAGGAAATGAAAGCAGATGTTTTTAGTCCAGCTGTGTCAGCAGCGTGATGTCATGATGAAGGTTTAGACACAGACAGGGCTGGAGTTTTTTTAGCTATTGTCTTTAGTCTGAGTTTAAAGGTCAACGTGAACAGATGATCACTGCTGACAACACTCCGTCACTCTCTGTCTaaagcactcgctgtatttcctcatcagcggtgacacagatgaagTCTGCACCtagtttattgtccacagaacaaggctgcatggcgacattttcagaacaaaatagaacaggctgcagtgagagtctctctccatgggatatttaaaaatagcagctttgtgcatttagtccttctcaggcaagctcaggggtttagtgttgctgtagcccacaggaacgatgctctgtgaggctttttttcccctgaggattagaatatatgctgTCCTggctgaaattaatatatataaatgcctGAAgttccactcattactaaaagtatctgtcatataaaaactaaagtgatggtcaaagttgtcacagtgaaaattaaggtgtgctgatggattcctgtcatcaactcatgcattgagtaacataacacgttaacgttccaccttaaaagttgccggcagtcggcccagtgaatgaagttattgtttctcagactccagctgctgtgagaggcagcaaaacatcttttcattttatagttacagtttactaataaaactctccactgtatgaacagtggttacatgagcctcaaaaccagacacaactcagccctgagcagagtgaccgtcctctactgaccaatcagactgcagtgttcacagctccaccttttactaccagatctgtgtgctaagtaccccaacagaggggggactgaacatggggacggtaaggaacggttctgttggtaccatccacaacttttcactgtggaaacagaaaataaagtgtactgaactgaactgtactgcttGATGGAAACGGGGCGTTGTGACTGTGTGTTGTACCTGTTACATCTTTGTCTGTCGTCTGCTCTGTAGACGtctctgtttttaatgttgtcGATGTGGTCGTCAGTGGAGCTGAAACAGACCATAATTGTAACATTAGCTGCTATATAATGAACTCAAAGCGCCTCAGTGCTCGTCAGATTCACCTGGAACACTAACACCTCACCCAGTGATTGCTCAGGTGTGTGCAGGTGAGAAAGGAGGTGGGGTTTTAAATTCTACCTCAGCTCACTTTTCCATTGTATTCCTGTCACTTTGAGAGACAGAACAGATTCTCAGATTTGTCACAATAGTAAAAGTTAGTgatagacgaggacctgctccctatgtagatataaacgtctcattctgagataacaaaaacacgattcttattttcagctgattaaacactaaagaaaacacactaatTATATtatgtccccctaaatcctccacactggagctttaacatACATCAGAGCAGCCAGAGGGTGATTGCTGGTTTCGTTTTTATCTTGTCAGCCATTAATGACACAGTAGATCTTGGGTGCTCTGACAGCTCTGTGCTTTATTTAAAGGGGTAGGACACTCATTTTCAacattcatacatgttattcctgtgGTTTAAGCGGTGGTTCCCCACCTGTCCagtcacagggtccagatttgtccttcgtcattagttcaaggtccaaacagttaaataaatttggtgtcatacttgtgtttggtcaTACCAATGAGCtagtttactgtctctgttgTCCATTATTCACTtgctctacagcaggaaacagcacttcaaaataaaagctctgccctggaaattcactgttcttcaaaataaagtgtgttattTTACAAagctgacacatttgcaagtcacttgtggtccatttagAATGGACCTGCAACCCCCCATTTGGGAACCACCgatctaaagcccagttcagaccaaagatttgtgacaagTCAAATCTGAAACAAGCAACTACTTGCAACATGCCATTGTGCAGTgttctaaaaagctgctggttcacaggaagtgaccacgatgagacggtgtatcatctctagtcaacaactctctgtacttctgatctgtaacgttgacaggaaatGACCAtgatgagacagtgtatcatctctagtcaacaaccagcaccaattcatcagtcaatgagaatgtgtgtatgtgggcggggcataagtacatacagccagcagcagcagcgacccaccgtctgacaccggcacactgtgaggacagaaacagaaggCTCggcggggacggagcacctgccgcagcaagccaACATGccgtttgtggtcattttgacttgaccagaggacttcactacaagctgactggctgttgaaacaggtgacgtgctttataACCAGCCGCCtgccatttgaccagctgagtgtcagatgacaccatcagccatcTTGAGTCGAgttcagaccggccagttcacaccgctgacacttttctctgctaATAGCGGTTTTGTCTTGTCgagaatctttggtctgaactggactaaTGACAGTCTAAatatattgataaaaaaaactttctctTAAATCCAAACACTgaagtgctaaaactcaaatctgtgatgtcatagggtataaagtctagAGCTGCTCCTCAGACAatgaattgaatgaatgaaagatgacactgagagcagccaggGGACAAAGAATCGATATCATATCGTCCCGTCCTAGAACGTCAACAGCGGACACCAAAGGACACCTAGCGTGTCATATGTAGGCTACATGTATgtaagtccactgacaaagcagtgatacATGATGACATGGGATCAAAGGACCCTGATTAGTCCtgaccacacaaacacatcatctGAAGCCTGGCAGGACAGATTCTCATGTAATCCTGTGATGTTGTGAGAATCCAGCTGCTGTGCAAGGTGACCAGTGtgcttcctgtctgtcagcTTTGTTTCCTGAAAGCAGAACATCAGAGATACTCTACCAGCCTTTTAATAACAACatttgcacaaaaacaaaagaatctCTCACCTTCCTCGATGGTCAAATCGATATGATATTTTAGATCATTGAATAGCCCGGGTACCGCAACTCTGCAGCCGTATCTTCCAGCATCTGACTCTGAGACGTTCAGTATCGTCAAGGAAACATCTCCTTCATCCTGTCGTCCCAGTAACTGATACCTGCTGGGAACTCTGCTTCCTTCTTTAACTTTCTGTCCATCAGTGGAGATGAGCTGCTTGTTGCAGCCAGAGTTTGGTATTTCTCCTCGACCCCAACAAACCGTCAGCACGCCATAATATTTGATGTCATAAGTACAGGGCAGAGTGACGTTTCCATGTAGTTGACCGACAACTCTGCTGCCGTCACCTTCACTGACTGtggagacacaaacaaacactcaatgttttcacttgatgttactgttactgtgtgTAACTCTTGAGTTATATCTTGGCTTTGATGTGTCAagtcaaatttggcacacaagacaataaagaCTGAactgacagaaataaaaataaaaccctCAACATGTTGGTTTTGTGCCCTTCAAGTTCAGTTCACGCAGTTCAGTCGATACACTACACCCTGCAGCCGACTGATGTTAAACTCTTTGAAACCTACGCCCTCAAATTAAGATCGTCTTCTTGACTTTAGACTTTGACTTCCAGTGGCTTAACAGTGGATCTATATGGCAAAACCACAGgtcagagagcgagagagacatTTAGTGCTAACTTTAAGCATGTTTTACCACGTGAGAATAGGACTGGGCGATATAACGACTACAAatgatatattgatatattttcaagcaagatataaatttagacacGGTTTATATCAATACAGGGTCGAGTTGCTACATGAGCCATACCagtgttcatctctctctcacactcccacacactcaCTCAGAAGTTCTCCAGTAACatgaggcccgtttccactgaagaagttcctggtactatttggggggcaggaactactacaggaacgtcctctcgttcggccctctcaaccgcttTGTCTCCACTATAGAGCTATAGCCTGACGTGCTACGACTTTGAGGAACACCACAGGAAAATCCATGCTGTGATTTGGAATCAAAAGCTTTTGATATTTGTGGGTTTCTGTAAGAGTTGCATTTTTCAGCATTTGGATGGCAAGCACTTCTTTTCTGGAAACTGCTGAAAAACTTCCTTATTGCTTTGAAAGCCATCCATCCTCTGAATGCCCGAGGTCTCTAGTTTGTAGCTGTAAAGTTTCATGGGACTGTGATGATCCCAGAGGTCACTATGG from Epinephelus lanceolatus isolate andai-2023 chromosome 11, ASM4190304v1, whole genome shotgun sequence includes these protein-coding regions:
- the LOC117270148 gene encoding hepatitis A virus cellular receptor 2 homolog isoform X1, with translation MMKLVLLLALLTVSEGDGSRVVGQLHGNVTLPCTYDIKYYGVLTVCWGRGEIPNSGCNKQLISTDGQKVKEGSRVPSRYQLLGRQDEGDVSLTILNVSESDAGRYGCRVAVPGLFNDLKYHIDLTIEEAPLTTTSTTLKTETSTEQTTDKDVTGHVNSTDCPLTSSSSSIVAKESSSTNVVLLCVLFGLVALVTAGTVLIIVSRRRRLNKMPEQQQQVVSSVQYSATSSSLQLQSRSLAVENIYQIEGGLDGSEYEYCP
- the LOC117270148 gene encoding hepatitis A virus cellular receptor 1 homolog isoform X2 gives rise to the protein MMKLVLLLALLTVSEGDGSRVVGQLHGNVTLPCTYDIKYYGVLTVCWGRGEIPNSGCNKQLISTDGQKVKEGSRVPSRYQLLGRQDEGDVSLTILNVSESDAGRYGCRVAVPGLFNDLKYHIDLTIEEGHVNSTDCPLTSSSSSIVAKESSSTNVVLLCVLFGLVALVTAGTVLIIVSRRRRLNKMPEQQQQVVSSVQYSATSSSLQLQSRSLAVENIYQIEGGLDGSEYEYCP